DNA sequence from the Rattus rattus isolate New Zealand chromosome 2, Rrattus_CSIRO_v1, whole genome shotgun sequence genome:
agaGGCAAGATCTAAAGAACAGTACCACAGTACTGTGACCCACCCTCAGGTCACTGTGAAATGACCAGTTACCAGCACCTACAAACTATCTGTTTCAGTATGCCTTGGGTACAGAGGACTCTAACACAAGATAAAGGATCCATGAATGCTAATGAGATCACCAATCACAAATGGATCCCTACATGAAGACCTAACCTTTAGGAGGTTGAGTAAAGATCATCCTCTCACCCATATCGTGCAAAGTTGGCCCAGTACTTCATCATCATCTTGCTCAGcagcttctcttcctcagtgAGGTCAACTGCAGAGAGAAGACAAGGGTCCAGATCCCAACCACTTAATGCAGCTGCCAAAGTCGTGCTTCATACTCACCATGCCAGCTGTACCCTAAAACCAAACTCTAGgcttcattccctccctcctttaaaaCCCAGCATCCAAGACCCATCTAGCAAATTCCCCCAGGCTCATGCCTGATCCAATGAATCCTGATTTTCTCTAACACAAGCTTAACTAAGAAAGATCCAGACTCAGTGTAGGTTTTGACCTGTGAGATGGTACACACTTGATCCTGTTTGTTTCAGAGTCTTGGACTCCAAAATTGAACTCAAGGCTCAGACATCCTTCAGGGACAAATTTGCTTCTCCATCCTGCTCATGGAAAATAAGAAAGACTCACATTTGGTGCCCCAGAAGAAGGATCCAAAGATAAGGAAAAGCTCATCACCATGGTCAGCTTTTACATGCCGTGGCCTGAAATTCTTGAGAAATCTAGATCCATGTTGGAATTCATAGAAGTAGACAGGAGCATGGGAACCTGAGGGCAAGGATACATGATCCCATAAGTGCAGCTTACCTCATAGAGTCCTGACCCACTTTTGGCAACAAGATAACTTGGTCTCAAGTTATCTGGACTCAAAACAGTTGAGTGTGGTGCCCCATCCTTGAGCACTGGCTGTGGGAAAGCCCACTGTTAAAGAATGACTCTGCCCTCCCTGGGGGATCAAGTCACAGACACCACTCAGCTCTTTCTTCATCTGTACCCAGATAAGATGTCACCATCTTATACTCGATATAAGGATTTATTAGATAAAGACTCTTAGGGTCTGGAACCAGAGATCTGATCTAGATATAGGTCAAGTCTGGACCCTACAGAGCTTGCCTGGGACCCACCGCTCTGAGCTTCTACCCTCAACCTTGTTACAGATGTACTCACGCTGAAAACGTGCTACTTGGAGTGCAGGGACTATGATTGTGAAGTCTCCTATCATCTCTCTGTACTGCATTTGGAGGGTCCGGGGGTCCTTAGTGTCCCCCATGTACTCTTCAATTAGCAGGGcaccacactcaggaggcagcatcTACAACATtgtgatgagaaaaaaatgaggttGGGTGGGCAACATCCTTAGGGTAGGAAAATGCCAATGAGGTCTGTTACAGGGGGAAAGCTCTGAGTGACTTCAGCCAGCCAACCTTCTCTAACCCCcacttttaggtatgctgtctgAGCAGTATATTGAGAGGTCCTCTCAATGGGGGCAGGTCTCAAAGATTCTCACCATCTGTGCCATTGTGATCTTCAGAATAGCCTGCAAGTTCCttctggttattttctttattgtctgagaaaattcaaagaccTGGGTATGGAGAATGTTTCGAATTTGAAGTAGCTTAGATGTGGATcaatgaatctctgagttctcaTTGCCCACCATATGAGCCCTCAGACACATAGGAGATTAGATCTGGATCTTACCGTAGGGAGAATCCAGCCAAACTCATCATTGTTGACACCAATAATGCTGGGGACAGGGTGAAAGTCAGCAGAGGCCAGCAACTCCTTGGGATGTCTGGGTAGGAATTTCCCATCCACTACAACAGGCATAATCCTGAAGGCCTGAGGGCACATTCAAGGTTAGTATTGAAGATctatcacacacaaacacacacacacacacacacacacacacacacacacacacacacagagagagagagagagagagagagagagagagagagagagagagagagagagagagagaattgggtgTTATCCATTATTTCCCCATTTCCCCATTGTCTCAGCAGGGTCATTCCCACCacacctctcctctctcatccctgAAAAGACCCTACATTTAGACCCTGCTTACAGGACTCTATGAGGCAAGTTGCCCCTTTCATTTTGCACCGAGGATTAAAAGGATGTCAAGccaggcacataaaataatttgTCTAGAGTACCAAAGGACTTCCAGCCACACACCCTATTGCCTAACATCTTTCCAGACACACAATTCTGCCAACCTTGTTAATAGCCAGAATTTCTGCTTCACTCTTGCCTCGAAGGCAGTGCACCAGAGCTTCTGAGTTTGAAGTTTCACAATCAGATAGATTTGCCACCGTCTGTAATGGGAGTTGGCATGGGAGAGGAGTACCTTTTTAGTCCCAAGTTGGTGCTGTCCCTAAATATATCATCTTATTGTGTGCTATGTACAGTAGAGCGTGAAATTGTTCCCATTTTCCTGTTGCTCAGAGTTGACAGCTGAGAAATGgatcattctgtgtgtgtgtgtgtgtgtgtgtgtgtgtgtgtgtgtgtgtgtgcattctgtgtgtgtacgtatttttggtgtgtgtgtgtatatgttcttgTGTAACAGTGGGCCTTATGTGCCACATTTTGCctctgaaagtcagaggacaacctggatATCATTTGCCATCTTCCTCCTTATTTGAAACAGGTTCTCTTGCTGATGCCCACAGAAAGGTAGTTGACCTTTAACCTTTAGAGcacctctgcctctgagacttgctttaCCATCGAAACACTGGGATTGCAAATAAGTACCACCATGTCCGGccttatgtggtttctggggacttAACCTTCAGTCTGCACACTGGCACAGCAGGCGCTCTCATCTACTGAATCATCTCCCAAACCTATGCATACTGTTTACGGCCAATAATTAAAGCTGCTGGGAGGAGCTTTGTAAGCCACATAATGTATAAAGCATGTATAAACTAGAGGGAAGTAGAGCCTCATCCTTGAACCTCTTAGAAATCATTGGAAAGAAGCTATTTCCCATGGTCCTCGTTTCCCCATTGAACACAGTGCTGGAGTACCAGAGGCTGAGGGCAATGGCAAAATGTCAGGGCTAGGGTGATGGAGCACTTACTGTGAAGACTGTCTCAGAGGAGTTAGATATAAAGAGAGGCTGCAGAGCCACCCCACTTTCCATGATGGCTCGATGGAAGAGTCCTTGGGACATGGGGGACACAACATGGAAAGACACACTTGTGCCACCTGCTGACTGGCCAAAAAGTGTGACAGAGTCAGGGTTGCCTCCAAAGTTGGCAATGTTCTGCTGGACCCAGCGTAGGGAAGCCGTTTGGTCTAAGAATCCCCAGTTGCCTCTGGCGTACTCATCTCCGGTACTGAGAAATGAAGGAGACAGGGATCAAAAGGCTGTTTAGGTTCTGCTCAGCCCCTGTTTCCCATCCCAGACCTATGCTCACCTGTAAAAGCCCAGGATTCCCAGGCGGTACTGGGTAGCAACCACCACCACATCCTCGGTGGCTGCCAGCCTGGATCCATCATACATGGAAGCCATGCCCATAACCAGTGCACCACCGTGGAGCCATACCATCACCTACAAAAGTCAAGAGATGCCAGAGGCTTCTATACAACACAAGCTTAATTAGAACTGCCTCCTGGATTATCAGCTGCTGTGTATCTCTGtggataaatacataaaaaggacTCCTCAGCATCCTAGACCCAGGCCacagatgaggaactgtagtTCCATTAGCATATTTTCAAACCCCATTGTGGCATCAGGACTCTCATAGCCTGGATTAATGGATATAAGTCCAGAGTAATGTCTCTAGCAATCTCAGACTCCTCAAAAGTGTGGAGAATGGTATCTCCAcaagtatttttttctgattatgaATCAAAACACTTACCAATTTTCATAGGTACAACCAATATTCCAAAGGTAGAAATTTGGCTTATCTCAGTGTTCAGCCCTTGGATACCTGACTGGGTCTCTAGGGCTCAAATTTGTAGTGTGTGTCCTTAGTTAATCTATAATCCAACTCCTAGGTCTTATGATGTTCcacatggaaacaaaacaaaacaaaacaagaaacaaaaacccaaaaccttcgACCCACTAAAGGGTAAGGCTTCTCATCAGGGTCTACACTGCTTTACCTCCACCCAGTTGACCATGGCCCAATTCTCACAGGTAAGTTAGAACTCTCATTGGCATGAGCTGGTACGTAGATGTTGAGATACAGGCAGTCCTCAGACATAGAGAAGTGAGGCATGATCATCTTTATCCTCTTCAGACCCTCTAAATTCACTATATCATCATTTTGTAGACACCTGTTGACAATGACAGATGCTAAATCCCAAGAAATGTTCAGCGATCAAAACCTGTGTGTCCTAGTAATATCAGACAATACACCCATAAGTCTCACCAACAGTAAAGCGTAAACATGAGCTGAATAATAACAACATACGCAGACATACAAAAGTAGGTAAGTAGAGAGCATGAGGTCTCAATCTACATGGAATTAGAGGTAAATAAAGAATACTCAGAGTGGGAGGAAAATCTTCCCTAAGAAAGAGTGCCCTCCTATAGGTTATCCAATACTAAATGGCTGGccataacacacacgcacacactattAAACAGActaagcaggttatatttagaaatgtgtgtgtgtgtgtgtgtgtgtgtgtgtgtgtgtgtgtgtgtgtgtacatatatgcatgtagcaACAATCAACAACAAAAGAGGCCAAGAATTTGAGAGAGCAATAAGGGCTATATgggagggcttggagggaggaaaacaaagggagaaatgatgtacttataatctcaaaaattaaaagaaaatagaaagcagaTTCTTAGGAGTTTCTTCTAGTCACCCTCAACACCTCCTCTTACACAGCATTCCTCTCTACAATCTCCTTCTATCAAGGTAAGGGTTACTGGCTCTGTGGAGGCTGAGAGGCGTCCAGATTTCCAGGGAGGTTTCTGGTTGAGTGGAAACAGACCTTCATGAGATTGGAACTTTGGGACTTCTTGGATTCTCTATGGAAATGATTAACTGCGGGTAGTGCTCTTCACCCCCTTCCTTGTACTATTtatttagaatcacctgggaagagagtctccagGATGAATTGTCTAATATCAGGTTGACCTGTGGGGATTACCTTGCTTACATAAATCAAAGTAAAAATACTTGTTTATTGTGGGTGTCACCATTCCCTAGCAAGGGACTTCTTAACTGAGTGAGTAGCAAAAGTGTGATGAGTATTAGCAAGCAATCATGCATTCTTTGCTCTTTCTTCCCAATTACAAATGTGATTTAACCAGCTTTCCCTACTGGGGACTCTCCTAAAGAACCTCCCTCCTATGATGGTTGCAACCAGGAACTGTGACCTGTGGTGaatccttccttccctaagttgcttttgtcagggtatttttatgacagcaacaggaaatgaaagtaAGGCTCCTGGATATTTGGGTGCTGTGTCCACAATGGTACTGTAAGAATGAATGGACAATACTATAACATAGGGAATAAGAAGTCCTTTATCCCATGTCCAGGCTCTCAGGGAATCTTGTTTTCCTATATGTTTTCCATGGAAGCTTTCATGCATGCCCCTTAGACAATGACACTTAACCTTCTGGGTTGTCGCAGTGACTCTGCAGGATACTTATCACTGCTGCTCTCCTGAGGGACTTGTAGTGCATACACCAGACTCAGGGCTCTTCTTGCTTAATATAAACACACTGATCAGAGAGTTCACTTGGCACAATCTGATTCTGGGACGAATTTGGATGTTCCTCACTGTAGTACCAGGAGCTAACTCCCTACACATACCAAGCTCTATCCTGGGAGTCTGACACAGTTGTTACATGCTAATCCTTAGCAcatgcaaaagaaaaatgcatgggAGATATCCCTCATCACAGGCAGAGAACTGCTCTGTAG
Encoded proteins:
- the LOC116893824 gene encoding pyrethroid hydrolase Ces2e-like isoform X1, yielding MPLHRLPGCLDAVACGLLILLLHVKGHDSSEANPIRNTHTGQVQGKLVHLKGTKSGVHSFLGIPFAKPPVGPLRFAPPEAPEPWSGVRDGTSEPARCLQNDDIVNLEGLKRIKMIMPHFSMSEDCLYLNIYVPAHANESSNLPVMVWLHGGALVMGMASMYDGSRLAATEDVVVVATQYRLGILGFYSTGDEYARGNWGFLDQTASLRWVQQNIANFGGNPDSVTLFGQSAGGTSVSFHVVSPMSQGLFHRAIMESGVALQPLFISNSSETVFTTVANLSDCETSNSEALVHCLRGKSEAEILAINKAFRIMPVVVDGKFLPRHPKELLASADFHPVPSIIGVNNDEFGWILPTVFEFSQTIKKITRRNLQAILKITMAQMMLPPECGALLIEEYMGDTKDPRTLQMQYREMIGDFTIIVPALQVARFQRSHAPVYFYEFQHGSRFLKNFRPRHVKADHGDELFLIFGSFFWGTKFDLTEEEKLLSKMMMKYWANFARYGNPNSKGLPYWPVSSQDDQYLQLDIHPSVGHALKARRLQFWTKILPQKILELKGVHDTIKDV
- the LOC116893824 gene encoding pyrethroid hydrolase Ces2e-like isoform X2, with translation MPLHRLPGCLDAVACGLLILLLHVKGHDSSEANPIRNTHTGQVQGKLVHLKGTKSGVHSFLGIPFAKPPVGPLRFAPPEAPEPWSGVRDGTSEPARCLQNDDIVNLEGLKRIKMIMPHFSMSEDCLYLNIYVPAHANESSNLPTVANLSDCETSNSEALVHCLRGKSEAEILAINKAFRIMPVVVDGKFLPRHPKELLASADFHPVPSIIGVNNDEFGWILPTVFEFSQTIKKITRRNLQAILKITMAQMMLPPECGALLIEEYMGDTKDPRTLQMQYREMIGDFTIIVPALQVARFQRSHAPVYFYEFQHGSRFLKNFRPRHVKADHGDELFLIFGSFFWGTKFDLTEEEKLLSKMMMKYWANFARYGNPNSKGLPYWPVSSQDDQYLQLDIHPSVGHALKARRLQFWTKILPQKILELKGVHDTIKDV